Proteins encoded within one genomic window of Nitrospina gracilis 3/211:
- a CDS encoding proline dehydrogenase family protein has product MRILYPFAKRFIAGEDLPTALRNICRLNEDGYLCTIDVLGEDTHSPEQAANARDEYIALLRALETHPSPQDLSVKLSQMGLAFDYDLCKQNVEAVIDAAGQNTVRFDMEGSDLTQGIIDMCLDLHEAHPSLGIVVQAYLHRTEKDVATMIDKQISVRLCKGAYKEPEDIAFQDMQDIRENFLKLACILLKEGHLPAIATHDETLIQEVLKFIEKENIQPEQFYFELLYGVRRDLQQHLLDLGYRVRIYVPYGSAWLPYTLRRLAERKENILFVVKSLIRETLGLGKLGK; this is encoded by the coding sequence ATGCGCATTCTGTACCCATTCGCCAAGCGGTTCATCGCCGGGGAAGACCTTCCAACCGCTCTCAGAAACATTTGCAGGCTCAACGAGGACGGTTATCTCTGTACCATCGACGTGCTGGGGGAAGACACCCACAGTCCCGAACAGGCGGCCAATGCCCGGGACGAATACATCGCGCTCCTGCGGGCTCTCGAGACTCACCCCTCCCCGCAGGATCTGTCTGTGAAACTGAGCCAGATGGGCCTCGCCTTCGACTATGATTTGTGCAAACAAAACGTGGAGGCGGTGATCGACGCCGCCGGCCAGAACACGGTTCGTTTCGACATGGAAGGTTCGGATTTGACGCAGGGCATCATCGACATGTGCCTGGACCTGCACGAGGCGCACCCAAGTCTCGGCATCGTGGTGCAGGCCTATTTACACCGTACGGAGAAGGACGTCGCCACCATGATCGATAAACAGATCTCCGTCCGCCTGTGCAAGGGAGCGTACAAGGAACCCGAAGACATCGCCTTTCAGGACATGCAGGACATACGGGAGAATTTCCTGAAGCTTGCGTGCATATTATTGAAAGAAGGGCACCTGCCCGCCATCGCCACCCACGACGAGACGCTTATTCAAGAAGTGTTGAAATTCATCGAAAAGGAAAACATCCAGCCGGAGCAATTTTATTTTGAATTGTTGTACGGCGTGCGCCGGGATCTGCAACAGCACCTGCTCGACCTCGGTTACCGGGTGCGCATCTACGTACCGTACGGCAGTGCGTGGTTGCCTTACACACTCAGGAGGCTGGCGGAGCGGAAGGAAAACATTCTGTTCGTGGTCAAGAGCCTGATCCGGGAAACGCTGGGCTTGGGCAAACTGGGGAAATAG